Proteins from one Eriocheir sinensis breed Jianghai 21 chromosome 27, ASM2467909v1, whole genome shotgun sequence genomic window:
- the LOC127004145 gene encoding S-adenosylmethionine mitochondrial carrier protein-like, with protein MSCEEPSFATSLMAGGVAGTAVDVALFPLDTLKTRLQSEAGFRASGGFRGIYSGLGPAALASAPNAALFFCTYESMKKLLGSHVPSSYLPGVHMAAASAGEVVSCIIRVPMEVVKQRRQAQLSHSSIQIVRDVMRKEGPVGLFRGYASTVMREIPFSLIQFPVWELLKKTWSEKQGHYVDSWQASLCGAFAGGLSAALTTPLDVAKTRIMLAHHESITAKGNIKTVLRTVYKQQGLSGLFAGVVPRTLWISVGGAVFFGVYEKAKLLFT; from the exons ATGAGTTGTGAAGAGCCAAGTTTTGCCACCTCACTCATG GCTGGTGGGGTGGCAGGTACAGCTGTGGACGTTGCTCTCTTTCCCCTCGACACACTGAAGACTCGGCTCCAGAGTGAGGCTGGCTTCAGGGCCTCAGGGGGATTCCGGGGTATCTACAGTGGACTTGGACCAGCTGCTCTTGCCTCAGCACCAAATG CTGCTCTTTTTTTCTGCACTTATGAGAGCATGAAAAAATTATTGGGGAGTCATGTTCCCAGCAGCTACCTCCCAGGCGTACACATGGCAGCAGCATCGGCTGGAGAAGTG GTGTCATGCATAATCCGAGTGCCAATGGAAGTGGTGAAGCAGAGGAGACAGGCCCAGCTCAGCCACTCCTCCATCCAGATAGTGAGGGACGTCATGAGGAAAGAGGGACCAGTGGGACTCTTCCGTGGCTACGCAAGCACCGTGATGAGGGAGATTCCATTTTCCTTAATTCAGTTTCCAGTCTGGGAGTTGCTGAAAAAAACCTGGTCAGAGAAGCAAGGTCATTATGTTGATTCTTGGCAGGCCTCCCTCTGTGGAGCCTTTGCAG GTGGGTTGTCTGCTGCTTTGACTACACCTTTGGATGTTGCTAAGACAAGAATTATGCTTGCACATCATGAAAGTATAACAGctaaaggaaatataaagacTGTCCTCAGAACGGTATACAAACAGCAAGGATTGTCTGG GCTCTTCGCTGGTGTTGTTCCTCGAACGTTGTGGATATCTGTGGGAGGAGCAGTCTTCTTTGGCGTGTATGAGAAGGCAAAATTATTATTCACAtag
- the LOC127004146 gene encoding peptidyl-prolyl cis-trans isomerase-like: MLRSPLVRLLGSGVALSAASALGVSSRAQSTLPKVYFDVEANGKPLGRVVMELRSDVVPKTAENFRQLCTGEQGFGFKGSIFHRIIPGFMCQGGDFTRGNGTGGKSIYGEKFRDENFKLEHTDPGILSMANAGPHTNGSQFFLTTVPCPWLDGKHVVFGKVVDGMDVVKALEGHGSRSGRPSKTVVIADCNELKE; this comes from the exons ATGCTCCGCTCGCCCCTCGTCCGCCTGCTGGGCTCCGGCGTGGCCCTCTCGGCGGCCTCGGCCCTCGGGGTGTCCTCCAGGGCACAGTCCACGCTGCCTAAAGTGTACTTCGACGTGGAGGCCAACGGCAAGCCCCTGGGccgggtggtgatggag TTGCGGTCTGATGTGGTCCCCAAGACGGCAGAAAACTTCCGGCAGCTGTGCACAGGGGAGCAAGGGTTTGGCTTCAAGGGCTCCATCTTCCACCGCATCATCCCGGGCTTCATGTGCCAAGGGGGGGACTTCACACGTGGCAATGGCACTGGAGGAAAGTCCATATATGGAGAAAAATTCAG GGATGAGAACTTCAAGCTGGAACACACGGATCCTGGCATTTTATCCATGGCAAATGCAGGACCCCATACAAATGGTTCACAATTTTTCCTCACTACTGTCCCATGCCCATGGTTAGATGGTAAGCATGTTGTATTTGGTAAAGTGGTCGATGGCATGGATGTTGTGAAGGCACTGGAGGGCCATGGTTCCCGTTCTGGGCGACCGTCAAAAACTGTTGTTATAGCTGATTGTAATGAGCTAAAGGAGTGA